In one window of Episyrphus balteatus chromosome 3, idEpiBalt1.1, whole genome shotgun sequence DNA:
- the LOC129914149 gene encoding titin-like → MTFMLSINYATAGHYYDSHDQIDTSHIETTHSEVSKHVPVPVIEKVPVAIPHPVPVQVPNYIRIHIPEPYAVHVPVNQEVEVPVYKVVPEITERRIPYPVEKPYPVEVEKPYPIEVIKRIEIPIPKPYAVPVTIYKHILQHEKSSGWY, encoded by the coding sequence ATGACCTTCATGTTATCAATCAACTACGCCACAGCAGGACATTATTACGATAGTCATGATCAAATAGACACATCCCACATTGAAACAACACATTCGGAGGTGTCGAAACATGTTCCAGTGCCAGTTATTGAAAAAGTTCCAGTTGCCATTCCTCATCCAGTACCAGTTCAAGTGCCCAATTATATTCGAATTCATATTCCCGAGCCATATGCAGTTCATGTTCCAGTTAATCAAGAAGTTGAAGTTCCAGTTTATAAGGTTGTTCCTGAGATCACAGAAAGACGAATTCCTTATCCCGTGGAGAAACCATATCCAGTTGAAGTTGAGAAACCATATCCAATTGAGGTTATTAAAAGGATTGAAATTCCAATTCCGAAGCCTTATGCAGTTCCAGTAACGATTTATAAGCATATTCTTCAGCATGAAAAGTCATCAGGGTGGTATTAG